A genomic window from Massilia sp. METH4 includes:
- a CDS encoding LysM peptidoglycan-binding domain-containing protein: MKNFSTVGARLLVAIALTGGGAVSAAAQDGRCEFRANAPDQHTVARGDTLWDIAGTFLQKPWCWPRVWGMNRAEIADPHWIYPGQVIWFDRAAGRLRLGNRIDTAEPGTVKVSPLARTEGMGKDAIPAIPPAVIEPFLAQPLVVEADELKNAPRIVATAGNRVFLGKDDKAYVRGDLGGATSFQVFRPGKPLHDPVTKALVAHEAHYLGTLALQKAAGPGGDVHTFIVTGAREEMGVGDQLVRTEPMPIQNYVPHAPAAPVDARVLAIYDGVVHAGQNHVVAINRGKLDGLDVGATLQLYHVGQTVTDKTAGKGWHNLGNPQVKLPDEQVGTLFIFRVFRHVAYGLIMQATEPVVVGDVARTPE, from the coding sequence ATGAAAAATTTTAGCACAGTCGGCGCGCGCCTGTTGGTCGCGATAGCGCTCACGGGGGGCGGCGCCGTATCGGCCGCGGCACAGGATGGCCGCTGCGAATTCCGTGCGAACGCACCGGACCAGCACACGGTCGCGCGTGGCGACACGCTATGGGACATCGCGGGAACGTTCCTGCAAAAACCGTGGTGCTGGCCGCGGGTGTGGGGCATGAACCGCGCCGAGATCGCCGATCCGCACTGGATCTACCCGGGCCAGGTCATCTGGTTCGACCGTGCGGCCGGGCGCCTGCGGCTCGGTAACAGGATAGACACGGCCGAGCCCGGCACCGTGAAGGTGTCGCCGCTGGCGCGCACGGAAGGGATGGGCAAGGATGCCATTCCCGCCATTCCTCCCGCCGTGATCGAACCCTTCCTGGCCCAGCCCCTCGTCGTGGAAGCAGACGAGCTGAAGAATGCACCCCGCATCGTGGCCACGGCGGGCAACCGCGTCTTCCTCGGCAAGGACGACAAGGCTTATGTGCGCGGCGACCTCGGCGGCGCCACGTCATTCCAGGTCTTCCGGCCCGGCAAGCCGCTGCACGATCCGGTCACGAAGGCGCTGGTCGCGCACGAGGCGCACTACCTGGGCACGCTGGCCCTGCAAAAGGCGGCCGGGCCCGGCGGCGACGTGCACACGTTCATCGTGACCGGTGCGCGCGAAGAGATGGGGGTCGGCGACCAGCTGGTGCGTACCGAGCCCATGCCGATACAGAATTACGTTCCGCACGCGCCGGCAGCGCCGGTCGATGCGCGCGTGCTGGCCATCTACGATGGCGTAGTGCATGCGGGCCAGAACCACGTGGTGGCGATCAATCGCGGAAAGCTTGATGGGCTCGACGTCGGCGCCACCCTCCAGCTGTACCATGTCGGGCAGACGGTGACCGACAAGACTGCCGGCAAGGGTTGGCACAATCTCGGCAATCCGCAGGTCAAGCTGCCGGACGAACAGGTCGGCACCTTGTTCATCTTCCGCGTGTTCAGGCATGTCGCATACGGCTTGATCATGCAGGCGACCGAACCGGTAGTAGTGGGAGACGTTGCCAGAACCCCGGAGTGA
- a CDS encoding DNA topoisomerase III produces MSKTLIIAEKPSVANDIAKSLGGFTKHDEYFESDEYVLSSAVGHLLEIAVPEEYDVKRGKWSFAHLPVIPPYFALNPIAKTESRLKVLNKLLKRKDVTALINACDAGREGELIFRLIAQNAKVNKPVKRLWLQSMTPAAIREGFARLRSDEEMLPLADAARCRSEADWLIGINGTRAMTAFNSKEGGFYLTTVGRVQTPTLSIVVEREDKIKKFVPRDYWEVRAEFVCAAGVYEGRWLDTNFKKDENDPEKRAERLWSRAAADSIAVACLGKPGNVTEESKPTTSMAPALFDLTSLQREANGRFGFSAKNTLGLAQALYEKHKVLTYPRTDSRHLPEDYLPTVKSTLEVLAQNHNYHQFAKQILDKGWVKPNKRIFDNTKISDHFAIIPTGIAPKGLSEPEQKLYDLVTRRFMAVFFPAAEFQVTTRYTEVSGHQFKTEGKVMTNSGWLAVYGKDTTDDKEGGGNLVPVAKGEKVHTDKVNANGLVTKPPARYTEATLLSAMEGAGKLVDSDELRDAMAGKGLGTPATRAAIIEGLLTEKYLIREGRELIPTAKASQLMTLLRGLGVNELTAPELTGEWEYKLSQMEKGRISREEFMREIAQMTQIIVKRAKEYSNDTIPGEYATLQTPCPNCAGVVKENYRRFACTKCEFSMSKTPGSRQFEIAEVEELLKNRTIGPLQGFRSKMGRPFAAILRIVRDEDINNFKLEFDFGQNEEEGEDGEGVDFSGQTPLGPCPKCNGGVYEMGLAYVCEHSVAKPKTCDFRSGRIILQQEILPEQMAKLLNEGKTDLLPGFISQRTRRPFKAFLVRGKDGKISFEFEARKEKPAAKGKAAAAEPEGAAPAEETAVKKPAAKKAAATKATATKTTAAKKAPAKKAAAKKAVATE; encoded by the coding sequence ATGAGCAAAACCCTCATCATTGCCGAGAAGCCTTCTGTCGCGAACGACATCGCGAAGTCGCTTGGCGGCTTCACGAAGCACGATGAGTATTTCGAATCCGATGAATACGTGCTGTCGTCCGCCGTCGGCCACCTGCTGGAAATCGCGGTGCCCGAAGAGTACGACGTCAAGCGTGGCAAATGGAGCTTCGCGCACCTGCCTGTCATCCCGCCATACTTCGCGCTGAACCCGATCGCCAAGACGGAAAGCCGGCTGAAGGTATTGAACAAGCTGCTCAAGCGCAAGGATGTCACCGCCCTGATCAACGCATGTGACGCGGGCCGCGAAGGGGAATTGATCTTCCGGCTGATCGCGCAGAACGCGAAGGTCAACAAGCCCGTCAAGCGCCTGTGGCTGCAATCGATGACGCCCGCCGCGATCCGCGAAGGCTTCGCACGCCTGCGCAGCGACGAGGAAATGCTGCCGCTGGCCGACGCCGCCCGCTGCCGCTCCGAGGCCGACTGGCTGATCGGCATCAACGGCACCCGCGCGATGACGGCCTTCAACTCGAAGGAGGGTGGCTTCTACCTGACCACCGTGGGCCGCGTGCAGACGCCCACGCTGTCGATCGTGGTCGAGCGCGAAGACAAGATCAAGAAGTTCGTGCCGCGCGACTACTGGGAGGTGCGCGCCGAATTCGTGTGCGCCGCCGGCGTCTACGAAGGCCGCTGGCTCGACACGAATTTCAAGAAGGACGAGAACGATCCCGAGAAGCGCGCCGAGCGCCTGTGGAGCCGTGCTGCCGCCGATTCGATCGCGGTCGCTTGCCTGGGCAAGCCCGGCAACGTGACCGAGGAATCGAAGCCCACCACGTCGATGGCGCCCGCGCTGTTCGACCTGACCAGCCTGCAGCGCGAGGCCAACGGCCGCTTCGGCTTCTCGGCCAAGAACACGCTGGGCCTGGCGCAGGCGCTGTACGAGAAGCACAAGGTGCTCACGTATCCGCGTACCGATTCGCGCCACCTGCCGGAAGACTACCTGCCCACGGTGAAGTCCACGCTCGAGGTACTCGCGCAGAACCACAACTACCACCAGTTCGCCAAGCAGATCCTGGACAAGGGCTGGGTCAAGCCGAACAAGCGCATCTTCGACAACACGAAGATCTCGGACCACTTCGCGATCATCCCCACCGGCATCGCGCCGAAGGGCTTGTCCGAACCCGAACAGAAGCTGTACGACCTCGTCACGCGCCGCTTCATGGCCGTGTTCTTCCCGGCCGCGGAATTCCAGGTCACCACGCGCTACACCGAAGTCTCGGGCCACCAGTTCAAGACCGAGGGCAAGGTGATGACGAACTCCGGCTGGCTGGCCGTGTACGGCAAGGACACCACCGACGACAAGGAAGGCGGCGGCAACCTGGTGCCGGTGGCGAAGGGCGAGAAGGTCCATACCGACAAGGTGAATGCGAACGGCCTCGTGACGAAGCCGCCCGCGCGCTATACCGAAGCGACGCTGCTCTCCGCGATGGAAGGCGCCGGCAAGCTGGTCGACTCCGACGAGCTGCGCGATGCCATGGCCGGCAAGGGCCTGGGCACGCCGGCCACGCGCGCCGCGATCATCGAAGGCCTGCTGACGGAGAAGTACCTGATCCGCGAAGGGCGAGAACTGATCCCGACCGCGAAGGCGTCGCAGCTGATGACGTTGCTGCGCGGCCTCGGCGTGAACGAGCTGACCGCGCCCGAGCTGACCGGCGAATGGGAATACAAGCTCTCGCAGATGGAGAAGGGCCGCATCTCGCGCGAGGAATTCATGCGCGAGATCGCGCAGATGACGCAGATCATCGTCAAGCGCGCCAAGGAATACAGCAACGACACGATCCCCGGCGAATACGCGACGCTGCAGACGCCGTGCCCGAACTGCGCCGGCGTGGTCAAGGAAAACTACCGCCGCTTCGCCTGCACGAAATGCGAGTTCTCGATGTCGAAGACGCCGGGCAGCCGGCAGTTCGAAATCGCCGAAGTGGAAGAGCTGCTGAAGAACCGCACCATCGGCCCGCTGCAGGGCTTCCGCTCGAAGATGGGTCGCCCGTTCGCCGCCATCCTGCGCATCGTGCGCGACGAGGATATCAACAACTTCAAGCTCGAATTCGACTTCGGCCAGAACGAGGAAGAAGGCGAGGATGGCGAAGGCGTCGACTTCTCCGGCCAGACGCCGCTGGGCCCGTGCCCGAAGTGCAATGGCGGCGTGTACGAGATGGGCCTGGCCTATGTGTGCGAGCACAGCGTGGCCAAGCCGAAGACCTGCGACTTCCGCAGCGGCCGCATCATCCTTCAGCAGGAAATCCTGCCGGAGCAGATGGCCAAGCTGCTGAACGAGGGCAAGACCGACCTGCTGCCGGGCTTCATCTCGCAACGCACGCGCCGGCCGTTCAAGGCTTTTCTCGTGCGCGGCAAGGATGGCAAGATCAGCTTCGAATTCGAAGCGCGCAAGGAAAAGCCGGCCGCGAAGGGCAAGGCGGCGGCCGCCGAGCCGGAAGGCGCGGCGCCGGCGGAAGAGACGGCGGTGAAGAAGCCGGCAGCGAAGAAAGCCGCGGCAACCAAGGCCACGGCCACGAAGACCACGGCGGCGAAAAAGGCGCCCGCGAAGAAGGCGGCGGCCAAGAAGGCCGTGGCGACGGAATAA
- a CDS encoding methyl-accepting chemotaxis protein, with translation MKNLTIGTRLAAGFGLVLALMTLMTAFGIFHMQAVAEATNNMMREPLAKERVVGDWYRLIHTSVRRTSAIAKSTDGSLGAFFAEETAASTKTVNSLQKQVEALLTTADEKRVFGEIGAARKRYLASRDDIVALKKEGRLDEANAVLMQRFQPDGKAYLAALEALLELQRKAIDAEAARIDELFQGNRRFMIACGAAVLALGAFCSWWLTRGIVVPLNRAVEIACNVAANDLRSDIAVTSNDETGRLLAALKTMNDNLANIVGRVRGGTEHMSSASQQIAAGNMDLSARTEQQAGALEETASSMEELTSTVRQNADNARQANQLAVSASEVAVRGGAVVGEVVQTMDSINASAKKIVDIISVIDGIAFQTNILALNAAVEAARAGEQGRGFAVVAGEVRNLAQRSAAAAKEIKALIGDSVGKVDAGSKLVEQAGQTMSEVVQSIHRVTDIMGEITSASVEQSAGIEQVNQAIADMDGVTQQNAALVEEAAAAAASMRQQAEELAAVVAVFKLGDAQAVLAQGAVPGKWSTARSPLALQGG, from the coding sequence ATGAAAAACCTCACCATCGGCACCCGCCTCGCCGCCGGCTTCGGCCTCGTGCTGGCCTTGATGACCTTGATGACCGCGTTTGGCATCTTCCACATGCAGGCCGTTGCCGAGGCAACGAACAATATGATGCGCGAGCCGCTGGCCAAGGAGCGCGTGGTGGGCGACTGGTACCGGCTGATCCACACGAGCGTGCGCCGCACCTCGGCGATCGCCAAGAGTACCGACGGCTCGCTGGGAGCGTTCTTCGCGGAAGAAACGGCCGCGTCGACGAAGACGGTCAACAGCTTGCAGAAGCAGGTCGAGGCGTTGCTGACGACGGCGGACGAAAAGCGCGTGTTCGGCGAGATCGGTGCCGCGCGCAAGCGGTACCTGGCCTCGCGCGACGACATCGTGGCATTGAAGAAGGAAGGGCGGCTCGACGAGGCGAACGCCGTGCTGATGCAACGCTTCCAGCCCGATGGCAAGGCCTACCTTGCGGCGCTCGAAGCCCTGCTCGAGCTGCAGCGCAAGGCGATCGACGCCGAAGCGGCCCGCATCGACGAACTGTTCCAGGGTAACCGCCGCTTCATGATCGCCTGCGGCGCCGCCGTGCTGGCGCTGGGCGCCTTCTGCTCCTGGTGGCTGACGCGCGGCATCGTGGTGCCGTTGAACCGCGCCGTGGAAATCGCCTGCAATGTGGCGGCGAACGACCTGCGCAGCGACATCGCCGTCACCTCGAACGACGAGACGGGGCGCCTCCTGGCCGCACTGAAGACGATGAACGACAACCTGGCGAACATCGTCGGCCGCGTGCGCGGCGGTACCGAGCACATGTCGAGCGCGTCGCAGCAGATCGCGGCCGGCAATATGGACCTGTCGGCGCGCACCGAGCAGCAGGCCGGCGCGCTGGAGGAAACGGCGTCGTCGATGGAAGAGCTGACGTCGACCGTGCGGCAGAACGCCGACAATGCGCGCCAGGCGAACCAGTTGGCCGTCAGCGCATCGGAAGTGGCCGTGCGCGGTGGCGCGGTGGTCGGCGAAGTGGTACAGACGATGGATTCGATCAACGCTTCGGCGAAGAAGATCGTCGACATCATTTCCGTCATCGACGGCATCGCCTTCCAGACCAATATCCTGGCGCTGAACGCGGCGGTGGAAGCGGCGCGCGCCGGTGAACAGGGCCGCGGCTTCGCGGTAGTGGCCGGCGAAGTGCGCAACCTCGCGCAGCGCTCGGCCGCCGCCGCCAAGGAAATCAAGGCACTGATCGGCGATTCGGTGGGCAAGGTCGATGCCGGGAGCAAGCTGGTGGAACAGGCCGGGCAGACGATGAGCGAGGTGGTGCAGAGCATCCACCGCGTGACCGATATCATGGGCGAGATCACCAGCGCGAGCGTGGAACAGAGCGCCGGCATCGAGCAGGTCAACCAGGCCATCGCCGACATGGACGGCGTGACGCAGCAGAACGCCGCGCTGGTCGAGGAAGCGGCCGCCGCCGCTGCATCGATGCGGCAGCAGGCCGAGGAACTGGCGGCCGTGGTGGCCGTGTTCAAGCTGGGGGATGCGCAGGCGGTACTGGCGCAGGGGGCTGTCCCCGGTAAGTGGTCGACCGCGCGCTCGCCGTTGGCGTTGCAAGGGGGCTGA
- the dprA gene encoding DNA-processing protein DprA, which translates to MQATESFLSHGSAEAVLPWLRLAMMPGLPRHAAAQLIRAHGSAPAVIEAARAHRLADVRAPVPVGAIAAPFSPQARALAEATLQWARQPGNHLLALNDAGYPSLLKEIADPPVLLHVQGDVSLLHRRAIGIVGSRNATLQGKANANRFARALSEAGFTIVSGLALGIDAAAHEGGLAAQGSTVAVIGTGIDVTYPASNAPLAARIREEGCVVSEFALGSPAHQRNFPIRNRIISGLSRGVLVVEAAERSGSLITARLAGEQGRDVFAIPGSIHSALSKGCHKLIRDGAKLVDTAQHILEAFGIEGQGEEAAILEELTQAADVLLTALTYDPVPADELAARLKLDPADTQASLLALELAGVVERLPGGVFQRLKR; encoded by the coding sequence GTGCAAGCCACGGAATCCTTCTTGTCGCATGGCAGCGCCGAAGCAGTGCTGCCCTGGTTGCGCCTGGCGATGATGCCGGGTTTGCCGCGCCATGCGGCCGCGCAATTGATACGCGCGCATGGTTCAGCCCCGGCGGTCATCGAGGCCGCGCGTGCGCATCGCCTTGCCGATGTGCGAGCGCCGGTGCCCGTTGGCGCCATTGCCGCGCCGTTCTCACCGCAGGCCCGTGCGCTCGCCGAAGCCACGCTGCAATGGGCACGCCAGCCGGGTAATCATTTGCTGGCGTTGAACGACGCAGGTTACCCATCGCTGTTGAAAGAGATTGCCGATCCGCCAGTGCTGTTGCATGTGCAAGGCGACGTCTCGCTCTTGCATCGCAGGGCGATCGGCATCGTCGGCAGCCGCAATGCAACCTTGCAGGGCAAGGCCAACGCAAACCGCTTTGCCCGCGCGCTGTCCGAAGCGGGCTTCACGATCGTTTCGGGTCTCGCGCTCGGCATCGATGCCGCCGCGCATGAAGGCGGCCTGGCCGCGCAAGGTTCCACCGTGGCGGTGATCGGCACGGGCATCGACGTGACCTATCCGGCATCGAATGCGCCGCTTGCCGCGCGTATCCGCGAGGAGGGCTGCGTGGTCAGCGAATTTGCGCTCGGTTCACCGGCGCATCAACGTAACTTCCCGATCCGCAACCGCATCATCAGCGGCCTCTCGCGCGGCGTGCTCGTGGTGGAGGCGGCGGAAAGATCGGGCTCGCTGATCACCGCGCGCCTGGCCGGCGAGCAGGGCCGCGACGTGTTCGCCATCCCCGGTTCCATCCATTCGGCCTTGTCAAAAGGCTGTCACAAATTGATACGCGATGGGGCCAAGCTGGTCGACACCGCGCAGCATATCCTTGAGGCATTCGGCATCGAAGGGCAGGGCGAAGAGGCGGCGATACTGGAGGAATTGACGCAGGCGGCCGACGTGCTATTGACTGCATTGACGTACGATCCAGTACCCGCCGATGAACTCGCGGCAAGGCTGAAACTCGACCCGGCTGACACACAGGCAAGTTTGCTTGCATTGGAGTTAGCAGGTGTTGTGGAACGGCTGCCTGGTGGTGTTTTTCAGCGACTCAAACGGTGA
- a CDS encoding DUF494 domain-containing protein yields MFDILVYLYETYYRPDACPEPAALAKKLSAVGFDDVEISEALVWLNDLTAMAGEMAGVEQAATAASTGTRFYVEEEQDALGTQAIGFIAFLESARVLSPLQREIVIERALALEESPVNLGKLKIIVLMLLWSQGKEPDALMFDDLFGSDEEQAPRLLH; encoded by the coding sequence ATGTTCGACATCCTTGTTTATCTCTACGAGACCTATTATCGCCCCGATGCATGCCCCGAACCGGCTGCGTTGGCGAAGAAGCTATCCGCTGTCGGTTTCGACGACGTGGAGATCTCCGAGGCGTTGGTATGGCTCAACGACCTGACCGCGATGGCCGGTGAAATGGCGGGTGTCGAACAGGCGGCGACGGCGGCATCGACCGGCACGCGGTTTTATGTCGAGGAAGAACAGGATGCCCTTGGCACGCAGGCCATCGGCTTCATTGCGTTCCTGGAAAGCGCGCGGGTACTGTCGCCGCTGCAACGCGAAATCGTCATCGAGCGTGCGCTGGCGCTCGAGGAATCGCCCGTGAATCTGGGCAAGCTGAAGATCATCGTGCTCATGCTGCTGTGGAGCCAGGGCAAGGAGCCGGATGCGCTGATGTTCGACGACCTGTTCGGGTCGGATGAAGAACAGGCCCCGCGCCTGCTTCACTGA
- a CDS encoding DUF3597 domain-containing protein, translating to MGILSNIFHKIFPSSHPAVAQQKPAQAPAQAPAAAPAPQAAPAAPASPTTATAAQSPAAPAALSEVDVEAILNAKAQQAGQPLNWRTSIVDLLKLLDLDSSLAARKELAQELNYTGDTGDSAKMNVWLHRQVMNKLAANGGKVPADLKD from the coding sequence ATGGGCATCCTCAGCAATATCTTCCACAAGATCTTCCCGTCCTCGCACCCGGCCGTCGCGCAGCAGAAGCCGGCGCAGGCACCGGCCCAGGCTCCTGCCGCGGCACCGGCGCCGCAGGCGGCTCCTGCCGCCCCGGCGTCCCCCACCACGGCCACCGCCGCGCAGTCGCCGGCCGCGCCCGCGGCGCTGTCGGAAGTGGACGTGGAAGCGATCCTGAACGCGAAGGCGCAACAGGCCGGCCAGCCGCTGAACTGGCGCACCTCGATCGTCGACCTGCTGAAATTGCTGGACCTGGACAGCAGCCTGGCGGCGCGCAAGGAACTGGCCCAGGAATTGAACTACACCGGCGACACGGGCGATTCCGCGAAGATGAATGTATGGCTGCACCGGCAGGTGATGAACAAGCTGGCGGCCAATGGCGGCAAGGTGCCGGCGGACCTGAAAGACTGA